The Arachis hypogaea cultivar Tifrunner chromosome 14, arahy.Tifrunner.gnm2.J5K5, whole genome shotgun sequence genome has a segment encoding these proteins:
- the LOC112798226 gene encoding LEAF RUST 10 DISEASE-RESISTANCEUS RECEPTOR-LIKE PROTEIN KINASE-like 2.4 codes for MDSARRDDSEWRHSGELLQVRENPGRTGTGGRRTPNYERGSRGADSTDGGGTAAERLQGELRVLVKKMTNSFCEELGKGAFGVVYKGSLSDNRQVAVKILKESKDNGKEFNGEELKGEEFINEVASIIGTAHVNIVPFLGFCYKPNKRALIYEFMPNGSLDKFINEEVCKLDGSRLYQIIIGIARGLEYLHWRCNTKILHLDIKPQNILLDEDFVPKIADFGLAKICTKKESIVCLQRVGGTAGYIAPEVYSQIYTEVSRVSHKSDVYSYGKLILKVMGGKKNYNNNDLHTSEMYFTDWIYEELEQDNFSTRCLTDIDDENDLTKKIILINSSLLELFEYGPGSKNLT; via the exons ATGGACAGTGCCCGGCGAGACGACAGCGAGTGGCGACATAGCGGCGAGCTGCTCCAAGTTCGAGAGAATCCAGGGAGGACGGGGACAGGGGGAAGGAGGACGCCGAACTACGAGAGAGGAAGCAGAGGCGCCGACAGCACGGACGGCGGCGGCACCGCGGCAGAACGGTTGCAGGGAGAACTTAGGGTTTTG GTAAAAAAGATGACCAATTCATTTTGTGAGGAATTAGGAAAAGGAGCATTTGGTGTTGTATATAAAGGTAGTTTAAGCGATAATCGTCAAGTAGCAGTGAAGATATTGAAGGAGTCCAAAGATAATGGAAAAGAATTTAATGGAGAAGAATTGAAGggagaagaattcataaatgagGTTGCAAGTATTATTGGAACAGCTCATGTGAATATTGTcccatttttaggattttgttacAAGCCAAATAAAAGAGCTTTGATTTATGAATTTATGCCAAATGGTTCTTTAGATAAATTTATTAATGAAGAGGTGTGTAAGTTGGATGGGAGCAGACTCTACCAAATTATAATTGGCATTGCTCGAGGACTAGAATATTTACATTGGAGATGTAATACCAAGATTTTACATCTTGATATTAAACCTCAAAATATTCTTTTGGATGAAGATTTTGTTCCTAAAATTGCTGATTTCGGACTGGCTAAAATATGCACAAAGAAAGAGAGTATTGTATGTCTACAACGCGTAGGAGGAACTGCAGGATATATTGCACCAGAAGTATATAGTCAAATATACACTGAAGTTTCTCGAGTTTCTCATAAATCTGATGTGTATAGTTATGGAAAGTTGATTCTTAAAGTAATGGGAGGAAAaaagaattataataataatgatcTACATACCAGTGAAATGTATTTTACAGATTGGATTTATGAAGAGTTGGAGCAAGATAATTTTTCAACAAGATGCTTGACAGACATAGATGATGAGAATGATTTGACAAAGAAGATTATTTTGATAA ATTCCTCTTTACTTGAACTATTTGAATATGGGCCTGGCAGTAAGAATCTTACTTAA